Proteins encoded by one window of Arachis hypogaea cultivar Tifrunner chromosome 1, arahy.Tifrunner.gnm2.J5K5, whole genome shotgun sequence:
- the LOC112721797 gene encoding uncharacterized protein translates to MAPYKVLYGRKCQSPLCWYETGEASVLGPDLVEETTEKIKKIRARISTAQSRQKSYADQRRKPLEFEVGEHVFLRITLTTGIGIAIKTKKLNLRFIRPFEILKQFGPVAYQVALPPHLSNLHDVFHVSQFRKYKSDVAHVLEPESVKLRENLKFLVTPVHIDDTSVKKLRGKEVQLVKVAWK, encoded by the coding sequence atggctccgtatAAGGTTTTGTATGGACGGAAGTGCCAATCTCCATTGTGCTGGTATGAAACTGGTGAAGCAAGTGTTTTGGGTCCTGATTTGGTAGAAGAGACTACTGAGAAGATTAAAAAGATTCGAGCAAGGATTTCAACTGCACAGAGCCGACAGAAGAGTTATGCGGATCAGAGAAGGAAACCGTTGGAATTTGAAGTGGGAGAGCATGTATTTCTGAGGATTACTCTGACAACTGGGATTGGAATAGCAATTAAGACCAAGAAGCTGAATCTAAGATTCATTAGACCGTTTGAGATTTTGAAGCAATTCGGGCCGGTGGCATATCAAGTAGCCTTGCCGCCTCACttgtctaacttgcatgacgtattccacgtgtcacaaTTCCGTAAGTACAAGTCAGATGTGGCTCATGTGTTAGAGCCCGAGTCGGTCAAGTTGAGGGAGAACTTAAAGTTTCTAGTAACACCGGTGCATATTGACGACACTAGTGTGAAGAAATTGCGAGGAAAGGAAGTTCAGTTAGTGAAAGTGGCTTGGAAGTGA
- the LOC140182505 gene encoding uncharacterized protein, with translation MVADALSQKFLAIAWMRIKEEELVDKFAELKLDISRISGRACLNQLQISSTFKSEIHRAQQIEQELHQLFQPVGKKRHGEFTKDDKGLWRYKGRICVPNVRSLRQELLSEAHNSRFSIHPRSTKMYYDLKKMFWWPGMKNDVDTIVSKCLTCQKVKIEH, from the coding sequence ATGGTGGCGGATGCATTGAGTCAGAAGTTCTTGGCGATTGCTTGGATGAGGATCAAAGAAGAGGAGTTAGTAGATAAGTTTGCGGAACTAAAGTTGGATATTAGTAGAATTTCCGGAAGAGCTTGTCTGAATCAATTGCAAATTTCAAGTACCTTTAAGTCAGAGATTCACAGGGCTCAGCAAATTGAGCAAGAACTTCATCAATTATTTCAACCGGTTGGCAAGAAGAGGCATGGAGAATTTACTAAGGATGATAAAGGGTTGTGGAGGTATAAGGGGAGAATTTGTGTGCCGAATGTCAGAAGTTTGAGACAAGAGTTATTGTCGGAAGCTCACAACAGCAGGTTTTCTATTCATCCAAGGAGTACGAAGATGTACTATGAtttaaagaagatgttctggtggcctgggatGAAGAATGACGTAGATACAATTGTATCTAAGTGTTTGAcatgtcaaaaggtaaagatagagcacTAG